The sequence CGTGAATGTGTTGATGAAGGCCGCACGATTCTTGCTGTTCACCACGATGTCACCGCAGTGCGTCGCCTTGAAGCCAATGTACATGTTGTGAATCGATTCTTGGTTGATAGTGGTCCACATGAACAAGTACTGCATCCAAGTAAAATTGAAAGCTTATTCCAGCATTACAGTAGTGGTGCAGCCATCGCTAAATCGAAGGAGGTTGCGTAATGGAATGGTTACGACAACTTGCCATTAGTGGCGTTGAAGCGGGTTGGTTATCTGACAGTTTCATGTATGCGTTCATGGTGAATGCGCTGGTTGCTGCATTGTTACTGGGGCCGTTACTAGGTGGCCTGGGTACTTTGGTGATTGCCAAGCGTCTGGCTTTCTTTTCTGAAGCCGTCGGCCACGCGGCTTTAACTGGTATCGCTATCGGTGTTCTGCTTGGTGAGCCACCAGAAAACCCAATTATTGGCTTGTTTAGCTTCTGTATGATCTTTGCTTTGCTTCTTCACTTCGTAAGAAACAGAACCAACGTACCATACGATACCTTAGTCGGCGTTTTCCTTGCGCTTGCGTTAGCGGTTGGCGCGGCATTGTTGATGTACGTGGCACGTAAGATCAATATCCACATGCTTGAGAACGTGTTGTTTGGTTCGATTCTTACGGTAACAGACCAAGATTTAGCAATTCTCGCAGGCAGTTGCGCGATCATCATTTTACTCTTGATACCGACGTTCAACCGCATTCTTCTGACTTGTATCAGCCCTGATATTGCCAAGGTGCGTGGCTATAACACCAGCTTCTACGACTACCTGTTTGTCATGATGATCACTCTAGTGACGATTGCAGCGGTGAAAATAGTGGGTGCGGTTCTGGTTGGCGCGTTATTGCTGATCCCTGGTGCTACGGCGCGATTGCTAACTAAGCGCATGGGCAGCTTTGTTTTACTGTCCGCGTTACTGGCAACCATCGCGTGTTTGGTTGGGACTGTGTTGCCTATGGAATTAAAACTTCCAGTGCCATCAGGCGCTTCAATCATCATCGTTTCTGCAACGTTTTTCTTAGCGGCAACGCTATACCGAATTGTAAGAAAGGCATAATCATGACTTCTTTAATGAATCGTATTTCAAGTTCACTAAAAGCAACGGCTCAAGTGAGTGCAGTCAGTATGTTGTTAGGTGCTTCAATGGTGTCTTTCAACGTAAATGCAGAGGATATCCTAACCAGTACACCTGTGACTTATGCTTTGGCGACAGAGCTAACCAAAGGCACCGACATTACGACCGAATACCTACCACCAAAACGCTACGGTATAGATCGCCTACCTAACTGGTTTGGCACTAAGGGTGAAAGCAAGGTACTTAAGTCAGGAGAGAAGGCGACCGTTGCGTTAACGCTGTCATCCATTTGGCAAGCGGATCCTACATTTGTATACGCAAGGCAAGGCAACATCCGTTTGGTTGAGGTGGATGCCGCTCAAGCGATTACACCGCGCGCGCAAGGTGTTGCCGCGTTGACGCTATCGAGTGGTGATGTGTCTAAGTTCGCGTGGTTAAACCCAACTAACTTAACGCGCATGGCGGCAATCGTGGCTGACGACTTTAAGTTATTGTGGCCAGCGCAAGCAGAGACGATTGATAGCAACCTACAACGTGTGATGTTGGATGTGCGTGAACTGATTAACAAGCAACAAGCGGTATTATTGGATAACGACGTAGATTCAGTATTGTTGCTTTCAGAAAGCTTGGAAGATTTTGCTTCTGGTAGCCAACTGTTTGTTGAAGCACGTATGTTCAAAGCTGAACTGGAATGGACAGAACAAGACAAGGCCAAACTCAAAGCGATGTTTTCTGAAGATGACGCGCTATGGTTAGTTACAGCGAAAAAGCCAAGTAACTTGATTAAATCATTGGTACCGAATGAGCGTATCTTAGTGGTGGATTCTGTTGACCGTTGGGGTAGAGCAGGGATTAATGCAAAAGCGCCGTTCGCACGTTGGGAAGTTAAACCATTCAAAGGTTAATTGAATAGCTAAGTCGCTAGGTTAATACGGTAGGATCAAAAAAGCAGCCCAAATAGAGGCTGCTTTTTTGTTCTTGTTCGTTGCCTCTGGTCAGAGTGCCTGGCAAGAATACTGCGAGTTTAAAACTTACTCTGCAGCTTTTTTTTCTTTAGTTTCGACACCAGCTTCTTCGGCTTCAACCGTTGCTTCTACTGAACCTTCAGCTTGCTCTAGAGCGGCTTTCGCTTGTTCTTCAGCTTCCATTTTTGCGCGATCAGCTTTAGAAATATAGCGAGGCTTGTTGCTACCATGCAGTTTAGAATTCGCCTGTTTCTGTCTTTTCTTTAGAATTTGATTGATTTTTTTCTTACGGTTCATTGCTGCATAGCCTTGTATTTAGTTTATGCGGTGGAGGATAATCATTTTAGATCTAGAACT comes from Vibrio syngnathi and encodes:
- a CDS encoding ABC transporter substrate-binding protein, translated to MTSLMNRISSSLKATAQVSAVSMLLGASMVSFNVNAEDILTSTPVTYALATELTKGTDITTEYLPPKRYGIDRLPNWFGTKGESKVLKSGEKATVALTLSSIWQADPTFVYARQGNIRLVEVDAAQAITPRAQGVAALTLSSGDVSKFAWLNPTNLTRMAAIVADDFKLLWPAQAETIDSNLQRVMLDVRELINKQQAVLLDNDVDSVLLLSESLEDFASGSQLFVEARMFKAELEWTEQDKAKLKAMFSEDDALWLVTAKKPSNLIKSLVPNERILVVDSVDRWGRAGINAKAPFARWEVKPFKG
- a CDS encoding DUF2986 domain-containing protein; translated protein: MNRKKKINQILKKRQKQANSKLHGSNKPRYISKADRAKMEAEEQAKAALEQAEGSVEATVEAEEAGVETKEKKAAE
- a CDS encoding metal ABC transporter permease encodes the protein MEWLRQLAISGVEAGWLSDSFMYAFMVNALVAALLLGPLLGGLGTLVIAKRLAFFSEAVGHAALTGIAIGVLLGEPPENPIIGLFSFCMIFALLLHFVRNRTNVPYDTLVGVFLALALAVGAALLMYVARKINIHMLENVLFGSILTVTDQDLAILAGSCAIIILLLIPTFNRILLTCISPDIAKVRGYNTSFYDYLFVMMITLVTIAAVKIVGAVLVGALLLIPGATARLLTKRMGSFVLLSALLATIACLVGTVLPMELKLPVPSGASIIIVSATFFLAATLYRIVRKA